From a region of the Zonotrichia albicollis isolate bZonAlb1 chromosome 5, bZonAlb1.hap1, whole genome shotgun sequence genome:
- the MAP9 gene encoding microtubule-associated protein 9 isoform X4 produces MLSDIGEERAESNSGSTSTERSLAGSPLLNDDAFQKVVDLENEAPDDLNLSFHEKKLQQIMVLEGEPIQNDRKDGKEGCLEGQNEDNNRKNNEVWCDNSESDDLPINKLHEKRNQEENQPKAKPQVRKKRNASAPEKDQKTVNTSDLKLEDNGMKSPSADSSDGMMKITEEQKIADAMQEVSMNDQSEHGEAKNTSKNSVKKLSETKERVENPKASLSDRSTTSVHLKRKGKAVPSTSPVSSQYLGSLKMLDDKCMPKTSPEFNKVDNLRAAVYQNWLERKKLLLLELKRSEKEKAEILRNNTEKKEALKREESIACYEAWKKKKEKEARKLSERKKCEELEEKKPAEQNKEKTEAAQAAFKKWKERKVEYLREQNKKEKQSERMRKKIEEDLVAEKRRVSVSAVEKWNEKKKEYIKKKKVEKFLEKKKREMQQAKKEEKSEKAMEEYERWLENKMRREQLEKSQKKFQAVHGNEMSPPWRPPGKVTYSSNY; encoded by the exons ATGTTAAGTG ATATTGGTGAAGAACGTGCTGAAAGTAATTCAGGTTCTACAAGCACTGAGAGATCTCTTGCTGGGAGTCCTCTCTTGAATGATGATGCTTTTCAAAAAGTAGTAGATTTGGAAAACGAAGCTCCTGATGACTTGAATTTATCCTTTCATGAAAAGAAGCTTCAGCAAATAATGGTTTTAGAAGGTGAGCCCATACAGAATGACAGAAAAGATGGCAAAGAAGGATGTTTGGAAGGTCAAAATGAGGAtaacaacagaaaaaataatgaagtaTGGTGTGATAATAGTGAAAGTGATGACTTGCCTATTAACAAACTacatgaaaaaagaaatcaagagGAAAACCAACCAAAAGCAAAGCCTCAGGTGCGCAAAAAACGAAATGCTTCAGCACCag aGAAAGATCAGAAGACTGTCAACACCAGTGACTTGAAACTGGAGGACAATGGTATGAAATCGCCTTCTGCTGACAGTTCAGATGGAATGATGAAAATAACAGAAGAGCAAAAAATAGCTGATGCAATGCAGGAGGTGTCAATGAATGATCAATCTGAGCATGGGGAGGCAAAAAACACATCCAAGAACTCTGTCAAG AAACTAAGTGAAACAAAGGAGAGAGTTGAGAACCCAAAGGCTTCTTTATCTGACAG GTCTACAACTTCTGTGCATTTaaagagaaaggggaaagcTGTTCCATCAACTTCCCCTGTTTCTTCTCAGTATCTGGGATCATTGAAGATGTTGGATGATAAATGCATGCCGAAGACAAGTCCAGAATTCAACAAAGTAGATAATTTAAGGGCAGCTGTTTATCAG AACTGgttggaaaggaaaaagctcCTTCTACTGGAATTAAAGagaagtgaaaaagaaaaagctgaaattcTAAGGAACAATACTGAAAAG AAAGAAGCACTTAAAAGAGAAGAATCAATTGCATGTTATgaagcctggaaaaaaaagaaagagaaagaagcaaGGAAGttaagtgaaagaaaaaagtgtGAGGAGCTTGAGGAAAAGAAACCAGCAGAacagaataaggaaaaaacagaAGCAGCACAAGCG GCATTcaagaaatggaaagaaagaaaagtggaaTATTTAAGAGAGcaaaataagaaggaaaaacagTCTGAAAGAATGAGGAAGAAGATAGAAGAGGACCTAGTTGCAGAGAAGAGGAGAGTCAGTGTATCAGCAGTTGAAAAATG GaatgaaaagaagaaggaatatatcaaaaagaaaaaagtagaaaagttcctggagaaaaaaaagcgAGAAATGCAACAggcaaagaaggaagaaaaaagtgaaaaggCTATGGAGGAATATGAAAGATGGCTG
- the MAP9 gene encoding microtubule-associated protein 9 isoform X2: MAGVRTADCGLQPFQDGLQEAISDHATSKEKDEYPDDFESDEDGMLSDIGEERAESNSGSTSTERSLAGSPLLNDDAFQKVVDLENEAPDDLNLSFHEKKLQQIMVLEGEPIQNDRKDGKEGCLEGQNEDNNRKNNEVWCDNSESDDLPINKLHEKRNQEENQPKAKPQVRKKRNASAPEKDQKTVNTSDLKLEDNGMKSPSADSSDGMMKITEEQKIADAMQEVSMNDQSEHGEAKNTSKNSVKKLSETKERVENPKASLSDRSTTSVHLKRKGKAVPSTSPVSSQYLGSLKMLDDKCMPKTSPEFNKVDNLRAAVYQNWLERKKLLLLELKRSEKEKAEILRNNTEKKEALKREESIACYEAWKKKKEKEARKLSERKKCEELEEKKPAEQNKEKTEAAQAAFKKWKERKVEYLREQNKKEKQSERMRKKIEEDLVAEKRRVSVSAVEKWNEKKKEYIKKKKVEKFLEKKKREMQQAKKEEKSEKAMEEYERWLENKMRREQLEKSQKKFQAVHGNEMSPPWRPPGKVTYSSNY; this comes from the exons ATGGCGGGGGTACGCACCGCCGACTGCGGGCTGCAG CCATTTCAGGATGGGCTACAGGAGGCAATTTCGGATCATGCAACAAGCAAGGAAAAAGATGAATATCCAGATGACTTTGAAAGTGATGAAGATGGCATGTTAAGTG ATATTGGTGAAGAACGTGCTGAAAGTAATTCAGGTTCTACAAGCACTGAGAGATCTCTTGCTGGGAGTCCTCTCTTGAATGATGATGCTTTTCAAAAAGTAGTAGATTTGGAAAACGAAGCTCCTGATGACTTGAATTTATCCTTTCATGAAAAGAAGCTTCAGCAAATAATGGTTTTAGAAGGTGAGCCCATACAGAATGACAGAAAAGATGGCAAAGAAGGATGTTTGGAAGGTCAAAATGAGGAtaacaacagaaaaaataatgaagtaTGGTGTGATAATAGTGAAAGTGATGACTTGCCTATTAACAAACTacatgaaaaaagaaatcaagagGAAAACCAACCAAAAGCAAAGCCTCAGGTGCGCAAAAAACGAAATGCTTCAGCACCag aGAAAGATCAGAAGACTGTCAACACCAGTGACTTGAAACTGGAGGACAATGGTATGAAATCGCCTTCTGCTGACAGTTCAGATGGAATGATGAAAATAACAGAAGAGCAAAAAATAGCTGATGCAATGCAGGAGGTGTCAATGAATGATCAATCTGAGCATGGGGAGGCAAAAAACACATCCAAGAACTCTGTCAAG AAACTAAGTGAAACAAAGGAGAGAGTTGAGAACCCAAAGGCTTCTTTATCTGACAG GTCTACAACTTCTGTGCATTTaaagagaaaggggaaagcTGTTCCATCAACTTCCCCTGTTTCTTCTCAGTATCTGGGATCATTGAAGATGTTGGATGATAAATGCATGCCGAAGACAAGTCCAGAATTCAACAAAGTAGATAATTTAAGGGCAGCTGTTTATCAG AACTGgttggaaaggaaaaagctcCTTCTACTGGAATTAAAGagaagtgaaaaagaaaaagctgaaattcTAAGGAACAATACTGAAAAG AAAGAAGCACTTAAAAGAGAAGAATCAATTGCATGTTATgaagcctggaaaaaaaagaaagagaaagaagcaaGGAAGttaagtgaaagaaaaaagtgtGAGGAGCTTGAGGAAAAGAAACCAGCAGAacagaataaggaaaaaacagaAGCAGCACAAGCG GCATTcaagaaatggaaagaaagaaaagtggaaTATTTAAGAGAGcaaaataagaaggaaaaacagTCTGAAAGAATGAGGAAGAAGATAGAAGAGGACCTAGTTGCAGAGAAGAGGAGAGTCAGTGTATCAGCAGTTGAAAAATG GaatgaaaagaagaaggaatatatcaaaaagaaaaaagtagaaaagttcctggagaaaaaaaagcgAGAAATGCAACAggcaaagaaggaagaaaaaagtgaaaaggCTATGGAGGAATATGAAAGATGGCTG
- the MAP9 gene encoding microtubule-associated protein 9 isoform X1, with product MAGVRTADCGLQLFVKPFQDGLQEAISDHATSKEKDEYPDDFESDEDGMLSDIGEERAESNSGSTSTERSLAGSPLLNDDAFQKVVDLENEAPDDLNLSFHEKKLQQIMVLEGEPIQNDRKDGKEGCLEGQNEDNNRKNNEVWCDNSESDDLPINKLHEKRNQEENQPKAKPQVRKKRNASAPEKDQKTVNTSDLKLEDNGMKSPSADSSDGMMKITEEQKIADAMQEVSMNDQSEHGEAKNTSKNSVKKLSETKERVENPKASLSDRSTTSVHLKRKGKAVPSTSPVSSQYLGSLKMLDDKCMPKTSPEFNKVDNLRAAVYQNWLERKKLLLLELKRSEKEKAEILRNNTEKKEALKREESIACYEAWKKKKEKEARKLSERKKCEELEEKKPAEQNKEKTEAAQAAFKKWKERKVEYLREQNKKEKQSERMRKKIEEDLVAEKRRVSVSAVEKWNEKKKEYIKKKKVEKFLEKKKREMQQAKKEEKSEKAMEEYERWLENKMRREQLEKSQKKFQAVHGNEMSPPWRPPGKVTYSSNY from the exons ATGGCGGGGGTACGCACCGCCGACTGCGGGCTGCAG TTATTTGTGAAGCCATTTCAGGATGGGCTACAGGAGGCAATTTCGGATCATGCAACAAGCAAGGAAAAAGATGAATATCCAGATGACTTTGAAAGTGATGAAGATGGCATGTTAAGTG ATATTGGTGAAGAACGTGCTGAAAGTAATTCAGGTTCTACAAGCACTGAGAGATCTCTTGCTGGGAGTCCTCTCTTGAATGATGATGCTTTTCAAAAAGTAGTAGATTTGGAAAACGAAGCTCCTGATGACTTGAATTTATCCTTTCATGAAAAGAAGCTTCAGCAAATAATGGTTTTAGAAGGTGAGCCCATACAGAATGACAGAAAAGATGGCAAAGAAGGATGTTTGGAAGGTCAAAATGAGGAtaacaacagaaaaaataatgaagtaTGGTGTGATAATAGTGAAAGTGATGACTTGCCTATTAACAAACTacatgaaaaaagaaatcaagagGAAAACCAACCAAAAGCAAAGCCTCAGGTGCGCAAAAAACGAAATGCTTCAGCACCag aGAAAGATCAGAAGACTGTCAACACCAGTGACTTGAAACTGGAGGACAATGGTATGAAATCGCCTTCTGCTGACAGTTCAGATGGAATGATGAAAATAACAGAAGAGCAAAAAATAGCTGATGCAATGCAGGAGGTGTCAATGAATGATCAATCTGAGCATGGGGAGGCAAAAAACACATCCAAGAACTCTGTCAAG AAACTAAGTGAAACAAAGGAGAGAGTTGAGAACCCAAAGGCTTCTTTATCTGACAG GTCTACAACTTCTGTGCATTTaaagagaaaggggaaagcTGTTCCATCAACTTCCCCTGTTTCTTCTCAGTATCTGGGATCATTGAAGATGTTGGATGATAAATGCATGCCGAAGACAAGTCCAGAATTCAACAAAGTAGATAATTTAAGGGCAGCTGTTTATCAG AACTGgttggaaaggaaaaagctcCTTCTACTGGAATTAAAGagaagtgaaaaagaaaaagctgaaattcTAAGGAACAATACTGAAAAG AAAGAAGCACTTAAAAGAGAAGAATCAATTGCATGTTATgaagcctggaaaaaaaagaaagagaaagaagcaaGGAAGttaagtgaaagaaaaaagtgtGAGGAGCTTGAGGAAAAGAAACCAGCAGAacagaataaggaaaaaacagaAGCAGCACAAGCG GCATTcaagaaatggaaagaaagaaaagtggaaTATTTAAGAGAGcaaaataagaaggaaaaacagTCTGAAAGAATGAGGAAGAAGATAGAAGAGGACCTAGTTGCAGAGAAGAGGAGAGTCAGTGTATCAGCAGTTGAAAAATG GaatgaaaagaagaaggaatatatcaaaaagaaaaaagtagaaaagttcctggagaaaaaaaagcgAGAAATGCAACAggcaaagaaggaagaaaaaagtgaaaaggCTATGGAGGAATATGAAAGATGGCTG
- the MAP9 gene encoding microtubule-associated protein 9 isoform X3, translating to MAGVRTADCGLQDGLQEAISDHATSKEKDEYPDDFESDEDGMLSDIGEERAESNSGSTSTERSLAGSPLLNDDAFQKVVDLENEAPDDLNLSFHEKKLQQIMVLEGEPIQNDRKDGKEGCLEGQNEDNNRKNNEVWCDNSESDDLPINKLHEKRNQEENQPKAKPQVRKKRNASAPEKDQKTVNTSDLKLEDNGMKSPSADSSDGMMKITEEQKIADAMQEVSMNDQSEHGEAKNTSKNSVKKLSETKERVENPKASLSDRSTTSVHLKRKGKAVPSTSPVSSQYLGSLKMLDDKCMPKTSPEFNKVDNLRAAVYQNWLERKKLLLLELKRSEKEKAEILRNNTEKKEALKREESIACYEAWKKKKEKEARKLSERKKCEELEEKKPAEQNKEKTEAAQAAFKKWKERKVEYLREQNKKEKQSERMRKKIEEDLVAEKRRVSVSAVEKWNEKKKEYIKKKKVEKFLEKKKREMQQAKKEEKSEKAMEEYERWLENKMRREQLEKSQKKFQAVHGNEMSPPWRPPGKVTYSSNY from the exons ATGGCGGGGGTACGCACCGCCGACTGCGGGCTGCAG GATGGGCTACAGGAGGCAATTTCGGATCATGCAACAAGCAAGGAAAAAGATGAATATCCAGATGACTTTGAAAGTGATGAAGATGGCATGTTAAGTG ATATTGGTGAAGAACGTGCTGAAAGTAATTCAGGTTCTACAAGCACTGAGAGATCTCTTGCTGGGAGTCCTCTCTTGAATGATGATGCTTTTCAAAAAGTAGTAGATTTGGAAAACGAAGCTCCTGATGACTTGAATTTATCCTTTCATGAAAAGAAGCTTCAGCAAATAATGGTTTTAGAAGGTGAGCCCATACAGAATGACAGAAAAGATGGCAAAGAAGGATGTTTGGAAGGTCAAAATGAGGAtaacaacagaaaaaataatgaagtaTGGTGTGATAATAGTGAAAGTGATGACTTGCCTATTAACAAACTacatgaaaaaagaaatcaagagGAAAACCAACCAAAAGCAAAGCCTCAGGTGCGCAAAAAACGAAATGCTTCAGCACCag aGAAAGATCAGAAGACTGTCAACACCAGTGACTTGAAACTGGAGGACAATGGTATGAAATCGCCTTCTGCTGACAGTTCAGATGGAATGATGAAAATAACAGAAGAGCAAAAAATAGCTGATGCAATGCAGGAGGTGTCAATGAATGATCAATCTGAGCATGGGGAGGCAAAAAACACATCCAAGAACTCTGTCAAG AAACTAAGTGAAACAAAGGAGAGAGTTGAGAACCCAAAGGCTTCTTTATCTGACAG GTCTACAACTTCTGTGCATTTaaagagaaaggggaaagcTGTTCCATCAACTTCCCCTGTTTCTTCTCAGTATCTGGGATCATTGAAGATGTTGGATGATAAATGCATGCCGAAGACAAGTCCAGAATTCAACAAAGTAGATAATTTAAGGGCAGCTGTTTATCAG AACTGgttggaaaggaaaaagctcCTTCTACTGGAATTAAAGagaagtgaaaaagaaaaagctgaaattcTAAGGAACAATACTGAAAAG AAAGAAGCACTTAAAAGAGAAGAATCAATTGCATGTTATgaagcctggaaaaaaaagaaagagaaagaagcaaGGAAGttaagtgaaagaaaaaagtgtGAGGAGCTTGAGGAAAAGAAACCAGCAGAacagaataaggaaaaaacagaAGCAGCACAAGCG GCATTcaagaaatggaaagaaagaaaagtggaaTATTTAAGAGAGcaaaataagaaggaaaaacagTCTGAAAGAATGAGGAAGAAGATAGAAGAGGACCTAGTTGCAGAGAAGAGGAGAGTCAGTGTATCAGCAGTTGAAAAATG GaatgaaaagaagaaggaatatatcaaaaagaaaaaagtagaaaagttcctggagaaaaaaaagcgAGAAATGCAACAggcaaagaaggaagaaaaaagtgaaaaggCTATGGAGGAATATGAAAGATGGCTG
- the MAP9 gene encoding microtubule-associated protein 9 isoform X5 encodes MAGVRTADCGLQLFVKPFQDGLQEAISDHATSKEKDEYPDDFESDEDGMLSDIGEERAESNSGSTSTERSLAGSPLLNDDAFQKVVDLENEAPDDLNLSFHEKKLQQIMVLEEKDQKTVNTSDLKLEDNGMKSPSADSSDGMMKITEEQKIADAMQEVSMNDQSEHGEAKNTSKNSVKKLSETKERVENPKASLSDRSTTSVHLKRKGKAVPSTSPVSSQYLGSLKMLDDKCMPKTSPEFNKVDNLRAAVYQNWLERKKLLLLELKRSEKEKAEILRNNTEKKEALKREESIACYEAWKKKKEKEARKLSERKKCEELEEKKPAEQNKEKTEAAQAAFKKWKERKVEYLREQNKKEKQSERMRKKIEEDLVAEKRRVSVSAVEKWNEKKKEYIKKKKVEKFLEKKKREMQQAKKEEKSEKAMEEYERWLENKMRREQLEKSQKKFQAVHGNEMSPPWRPPGKVTYSSNY; translated from the exons ATGGCGGGGGTACGCACCGCCGACTGCGGGCTGCAG TTATTTGTGAAGCCATTTCAGGATGGGCTACAGGAGGCAATTTCGGATCATGCAACAAGCAAGGAAAAAGATGAATATCCAGATGACTTTGAAAGTGATGAAGATGGCATGTTAAGTG ATATTGGTGAAGAACGTGCTGAAAGTAATTCAGGTTCTACAAGCACTGAGAGATCTCTTGCTGGGAGTCCTCTCTTGAATGATGATGCTTTTCAAAAAGTAGTAGATTTGGAAAACGAAGCTCCTGATGACTTGAATTTATCCTTTCATGAAAAGAAGCTTCAGCAAATAATGGTTTTAGAAG aGAAAGATCAGAAGACTGTCAACACCAGTGACTTGAAACTGGAGGACAATGGTATGAAATCGCCTTCTGCTGACAGTTCAGATGGAATGATGAAAATAACAGAAGAGCAAAAAATAGCTGATGCAATGCAGGAGGTGTCAATGAATGATCAATCTGAGCATGGGGAGGCAAAAAACACATCCAAGAACTCTGTCAAG AAACTAAGTGAAACAAAGGAGAGAGTTGAGAACCCAAAGGCTTCTTTATCTGACAG GTCTACAACTTCTGTGCATTTaaagagaaaggggaaagcTGTTCCATCAACTTCCCCTGTTTCTTCTCAGTATCTGGGATCATTGAAGATGTTGGATGATAAATGCATGCCGAAGACAAGTCCAGAATTCAACAAAGTAGATAATTTAAGGGCAGCTGTTTATCAG AACTGgttggaaaggaaaaagctcCTTCTACTGGAATTAAAGagaagtgaaaaagaaaaagctgaaattcTAAGGAACAATACTGAAAAG AAAGAAGCACTTAAAAGAGAAGAATCAATTGCATGTTATgaagcctggaaaaaaaagaaagagaaagaagcaaGGAAGttaagtgaaagaaaaaagtgtGAGGAGCTTGAGGAAAAGAAACCAGCAGAacagaataaggaaaaaacagaAGCAGCACAAGCG GCATTcaagaaatggaaagaaagaaaagtggaaTATTTAAGAGAGcaaaataagaaggaaaaacagTCTGAAAGAATGAGGAAGAAGATAGAAGAGGACCTAGTTGCAGAGAAGAGGAGAGTCAGTGTATCAGCAGTTGAAAAATG GaatgaaaagaagaaggaatatatcaaaaagaaaaaagtagaaaagttcctggagaaaaaaaagcgAGAAATGCAACAggcaaagaaggaagaaaaaagtgaaaaggCTATGGAGGAATATGAAAGATGGCTG